In the Magnetospira sp. QH-2 genome, one interval contains:
- the purD gene encoding phosphoribosylamine--glycine ligase translates to MKVLVVGSGGREHALCWAIAQSPKCEQLFCAPGNAGIAAVAECVDVASDDVAGVVSFAKKNKIDFVVIGPEAPLVAGLADKLEKAGITAFGPSAAAARIEGSKAFMKDLCAKYDIPTAKFESFDECDGAKEYIRAQGAPIVIKADGLAAGKGVILCRNLNEAFAGIDHILSERSFGEAGDSVVVEEFLTGEEVSFFALVDGKTALPLVSAQDHKAAYDGDEGPNTGGMGAYTPAPVMTPEIQEQVMRTIIQPTVDGMVAEGMPYKGVLFAGLMIEGGVPKLLEYNVRFGDPECQPMMMRLQSNALEMLLACAEERLSDLDLQWRDETAMVVVMAAKGYPGAYDKGSEIRGLDEAGADDAVTVFHAGTQADGDKVVAVGGRVLGVTAIGKDVAEAQKTAYAAVDKIDWPEGFCRRDIGWRALKRS, encoded by the coding sequence ATGAAGGTTCTGGTCGTCGGATCGGGGGGGCGCGAGCACGCCCTGTGCTGGGCCATCGCCCAATCACCCAAATGCGAACAGCTGTTCTGCGCGCCTGGCAACGCTGGAATTGCCGCCGTGGCCGAATGTGTGGATGTGGCGTCGGACGACGTGGCCGGTGTGGTTTCCTTTGCCAAGAAGAACAAGATCGACTTCGTGGTCATTGGCCCGGAAGCGCCATTGGTAGCGGGACTGGCCGACAAATTGGAAAAAGCCGGGATCACCGCCTTTGGCCCCAGCGCGGCGGCGGCCCGCATCGAAGGCTCCAAGGCCTTCATGAAGGACCTCTGCGCCAAGTACGACATTCCGACAGCGAAATTCGAGAGTTTTGACGAATGCGATGGAGCCAAGGAGTACATCCGTGCTCAGGGTGCCCCCATCGTCATCAAAGCCGACGGGTTGGCGGCGGGTAAGGGAGTCATCCTGTGCCGCAATCTCAACGAAGCCTTCGCCGGCATCGACCATATTCTGAGCGAACGCTCCTTTGGTGAGGCCGGCGACAGTGTGGTGGTGGAGGAATTCCTCACCGGCGAGGAAGTCAGCTTCTTTGCCTTGGTAGATGGCAAGACGGCACTGCCCTTGGTATCGGCCCAGGACCACAAGGCGGCCTATGATGGCGACGAGGGCCCCAACACCGGCGGTATGGGCGCCTATACCCCGGCGCCGGTGATGACCCCCGAGATCCAGGAACAGGTGATGCGCACCATCATCCAGCCGACAGTGGATGGCATGGTTGCCGAAGGCATGCCCTATAAGGGGGTTCTGTTCGCCGGTCTGATGATCGAAGGCGGCGTCCCCAAGCTGCTCGAATATAATGTCCGTTTTGGCGACCCGGAATGCCAGCCCATGATGATGCGGCTGCAATCAAACGCCCTGGAGATGCTGTTGGCTTGCGCCGAGGAGCGGCTGAGCGACCTGGATCTGCAATGGCGGGATGAGACGGCCATGGTCGTTGTGATGGCCGCCAAGGGCTATCCAGGGGCCTATGACAAGGGCTCGGAGATCCGTGGCCTGGACGAGGCCGGAGCGGATGACGCAGTGACCGTGTTCCATGCCGGGACCCAGGCCGATGGCGACAAGGTTGTTGCCGTGGGTGGGCGCGTGCTTGGTGTAACGGCCATTGGCAAGGATGTGGCCGAGGCCCAAAAGACCGCCTATGCCGCGGTCGACAAGATTGATTGGCCCGAAGGGTTCTGCCGCCGGGATATCGGCTGGCGGGCGCTCAAACGGTCTTGA
- the xseA gene encoding exodeoxyribonuclease VII large subunit, producing MMDNEEIGGNLPVFSVGELSSALKRTVEDAFALVRVRGEISGFKRAASGHLYMALKDEDAVMDAVCWRGTASRLGLQPEDGMEVIATGRLTTYPGRSKYQIVIESLELAGEGALLKLLEDRRRKLAAEGLFDQDAKEEPPFLPRRIGIVTSPTGAVLRDILHRLSDRFPCPVSLWPVVVQGDAAAEQVAAAIEGFNRLVEDGDPPRPDVIIVARGGGSLEDLMAFNEEVVVRAAAASDIPLISAVGHETDTTLIDFAADLRAPTPTAAAELAVPVRGELLAQVLDDGARLVAAMTRLLDSQESKLEGLARGLIDPRRRLDDLAQRLDDRAERLDQGLATWLDRKQASLAQWAARLPDPRPRLTESEARLKAEGRALDAVGRNLLREPETWLTHLGKLLDSYSYQKVLERGFTLVRDEHGKPLTSISGIASGQALTVTFQDGDLAAVATGGPPPKKPKRKSKKSVDQGDLF from the coding sequence ATGATGGACAATGAAGAAATAGGCGGCAACCTTCCGGTCTTTAGTGTCGGCGAGCTATCGAGCGCCCTGAAACGCACGGTGGAAGACGCTTTCGCCCTGGTTCGGGTGCGTGGAGAAATCTCCGGATTCAAGCGCGCCGCCTCGGGACACCTCTATATGGCCCTCAAGGACGAGGACGCGGTGATGGACGCGGTCTGTTGGCGCGGCACCGCTTCCCGCCTGGGTTTGCAGCCCGAAGACGGCATGGAAGTGATCGCCACCGGACGCCTGACCACCTATCCCGGCCGGTCCAAATATCAGATCGTCATCGAGTCGCTGGAATTGGCGGGCGAAGGGGCGCTGCTCAAACTGTTGGAGGACCGGCGGCGAAAGCTGGCCGCCGAAGGCCTGTTCGACCAAGACGCCAAGGAGGAACCCCCTTTCCTGCCCCGACGCATCGGTATTGTCACCTCGCCCACCGGCGCGGTCCTCCGCGATATCCTGCATCGGCTTTCCGACCGCTTTCCCTGCCCGGTTTCCCTCTGGCCGGTGGTGGTGCAGGGCGATGCCGCCGCCGAACAGGTGGCCGCCGCCATTGAAGGCTTCAACAGGCTGGTGGAAGATGGCGACCCGCCGCGCCCGGACGTGATTATCGTCGCCCGGGGCGGCGGATCATTGGAAGACCTGATGGCCTTCAACGAGGAAGTGGTGGTCAGGGCCGCCGCCGCCTCGGATATCCCGCTGATTTCCGCCGTCGGCCATGAGACCGATACCACCTTGATCGATTTCGCCGCCGACCTGCGCGCGCCCACTCCCACCGCCGCCGCCGAACTGGCGGTCCCGGTACGCGGCGAGTTGCTGGCCCAGGTGCTCGACGACGGCGCCCGGTTGGTTGCCGCCATGACCCGCCTGCTCGATAGCCAAGAAAGCAAGCTCGAAGGTTTGGCCCGGGGATTGATCGATCCCCGGCGGCGGCTGGATGACCTGGCCCAACGGTTGGATGACCGGGCCGAACGGCTGGACCAGGGCCTGGCCACCTGGCTCGACCGCAAGCAGGCCAGCCTGGCCCAATGGGCCGCCCGGCTGCCCGATCCCCGCCCCCGCCTGACCGAGTCCGAAGCCCGGCTGAAAGCCGAAGGCCGGGCATTGGACGCGGTGGGACGCAACTTGTTGCGGGAGCCGGAAACCTGGCTCACCCATCTGGGCAAATTGCTCGACAGCTATTCCTATCAAAAGGTTTTGGAACGGGGCTTCACCCTGGTGCGGGATGAACATGGCAAGCCATTGACCTCAATCTCCGGCATCGCCTCCGGGCAAGCCCTGACCGTCACCTTCCAAGATGGCGATCTGGCCGCCGTTGCCACCGGCGGACCGCCGCCGAAGAAACCCAAGCGTAAATCCAAGAAATCCGTGGATCAGGGGGACCTATTCTAA